Genomic segment of Methanosarcina vacuolata Z-761:
GCTGCATCAAAGCTTGGAATAAAAAACGCACATATAGAATCTGGATTAAGAAGCTTTGACAAATCTATGCCTGAAGAAATTAACCGCATTTTGACTGACCATTGCTCTGATATCTTATTTTGCCCAACTCAAAATGCAGTTAACAACCTGGAAGAAGAGGGAATCACTAAAAACGTGTATTTAACTGGTGATGTCATGGTTGATTCCCTTCTACTTAATAAAGAGATTGCAGAAGCTAAATCCTCTTTATTAAATGACCTTAACCTAAAAACCAGGGATTATATAGTTGTTACAATTCACAGAGCAAGTAATACTGACAACTTTGAAAACCTTCGAAATATTATTGAGGCTCTTCGGGAATTAAATGAAAATATTATTTTTCCCATCCACCCACGAACTGAAAAGTTGCTTAAGAATTACAATTTATACGATAGCTTACCCTCTTCTATTACGTTAGTAAAACCTCTTGGCTTCCTTGATTTTATAAAACTTATGAATCATGCCAAGATGATTTTAACCGACTCAGGAGGAGTTCAGAAAGAAGCCTACATCTTAAAAGTCCCTTGTGTTACACTCAGGGAAAACACAGAATGGATCGAGACCATTAAAGATGGATGGAATGTACTGGTTGGTTCCAATAAAGAGAGAATTATTAAAACAGTAAACGGGTTCATGCCTTCAGTCCAGGAACATTGTA
This window contains:
- the wecB gene encoding non-hydrolyzing UDP-N-acetylglucosamine 2-epimerase, producing the protein MKIASVVGVRPQFVKASVVSRELRKSNKECLIHTGQHYDYEMNKIFFEELGIPEPDYYLGVGSGSHGQQTGEMLRKLEEVLMVEKPDLVLTYGDTNSTLAGALAASKLGIKNAHIESGLRSFDKSMPEEINRILTDHCSDILFCPTQNAVNNLEEEGITKNVYLTGDVMVDSLLLNKEIAEAKSSLLNDLNLKTRDYIVVTIHRASNTDNFENLRNIIEALRELNENIIFPIHPRTEKLLKNYNLYDSLPSSITLVKPLGFLDFIKLMNHAKMILTDSGGVQKEAYILKVPCVTLRENTEWIETIKDGWNVLVGSNKERIIKTVNGFMPSVQEHCNRFGDGSASNRIAAAINAL